A stretch of the Brevundimonas sp. MF30-B genome encodes the following:
- a CDS encoding sigma-54 dependent transcriptional regulator, which yields MQFPALHAVALIEDDVDFREALVERLTLEGLDVRAFASAEAGLKGVEPDFPGVVVTDLRMPHMDGRQLLDRLQADDPALPVILITGHGDVADAVAAMRAGAYDFVAKPFPFERLMDSLRRALEKRALVLDNRRLAVLAADGAVETPLMGDSAVIRQLRATLAQIADARMDVLIEGETGVGKESVARSLHNAGRRRPHPFVAVNCGALPEGLIESEMFGHELGAFAGALRRRIGHVERAHNGSLFLDQIESMPLDVQVKMLRVVEEREIQPIGAGEPRVLDLRILASARGDLSQAVQDGAFREDLYYRLNVVRLRVPPLRERREDIPLLFARLLERAGAEAEQRPVLTDRARRHLIEHDWPGNIRELAHYAQRFTLGLEDEPAASVAPDDGLGLSDRVARFEAEVLRETLQACGGDIPAVLDRLRLPRKTLYDKLARHGLKPADFRLD from the coding sequence ATGCAGTTTCCCGCCCTCCACGCTGTCGCCCTGATCGAGGACGACGTCGACTTCCGCGAAGCCCTGGTCGAGCGGCTGACGCTGGAAGGCCTGGACGTGCGCGCCTTCGCCTCGGCCGAGGCGGGGCTGAAAGGCGTCGAGCCCGACTTTCCCGGCGTGGTCGTCACCGATCTGCGGATGCCGCACATGGACGGCCGCCAGTTGCTGGACCGGCTGCAGGCGGACGATCCCGCCCTGCCGGTCATCCTGATCACCGGCCACGGCGACGTCGCCGATGCGGTCGCCGCCATGCGCGCCGGCGCTTACGATTTCGTGGCCAAGCCCTTCCCGTTCGAGCGTCTGATGGACAGCCTGCGTCGGGCGCTGGAGAAGCGGGCCCTGGTGCTGGACAATCGACGTCTGGCGGTCCTGGCCGCCGACGGGGCGGTCGAGACCCCCTTGATGGGCGACAGCGCGGTCATCCGCCAGCTGCGCGCCACCCTGGCCCAGATCGCCGACGCCCGCATGGATGTGCTGATCGAGGGCGAAACCGGGGTGGGCAAGGAGTCCGTGGCCCGCTCGCTGCACAATGCGGGACGCCGCCGCCCCCATCCCTTCGTCGCGGTGAACTGCGGCGCCCTGCCTGAAGGTCTGATCGAGAGCGAGATGTTCGGCCACGAGCTGGGGGCCTTCGCCGGCGCCCTGCGCCGCCGCATCGGCCACGTCGAGCGCGCCCACAACGGCTCGCTGTTCCTGGACCAGATCGAAAGCATGCCGCTGGACGTGCAGGTCAAGATGTTGCGCGTGGTCGAAGAGCGCGAGATCCAGCCCATCGGCGCCGGCGAGCCGCGCGTGCTGGACCTGCGCATCCTGGCCTCTGCGCGCGGCGACCTGAGCCAGGCGGTTCAGGACGGGGCGTTCCGCGAAGACCTGTACTATCGCCTGAACGTGGTGCGCCTGCGCGTGCCGCCCCTCAGGGAGCGGCGCGAGGACATCCCCCTGCTGTTCGCCCGTTTGCTGGAGCGCGCGGGCGCCGAGGCCGAGCAACGACCTGTCCTGACCGACCGGGCGCGCCGTCACCTGATCGAGCACGACTGGCCGGGCAACATCCGCGAACTGGCCCACTACGCCCAGCGCTTCACCCTGGGCCTGGAAGACGAGCCCGCCGCATCGGTCGCCCCCGACGACGGCCTGGGCTTGTCGGATCGCGTCGCCCGCTTCGAGGCCGAGGTGCTGCGCGAGACGCTGCAAGCCTGCG
- a CDS encoding ATP-binding protein yields the protein MGIRVRGRVAEWGLYALAALALAVAAAAGAGEAARRQAQAELARQAQAGALLHAAVLRSELDKQRSLPLVLATDADVARLLSDGGDAEAINARLETLADQARAAAVYVIDAQGITRAASNWRRPDSFVGADYGFRPYFVGAVRDGSAEFFALGTVSGRPGLYLSRRVVEPGGRVLGVVVVKVEFDALEAEWRASGEPAWVADPGGVVLITSMPDWRFRTLGPLDEARRRLTLIDQTLSPEALRPLPFRTPPGPEPALMRATIQGGSGPWMHAETGTATPGWTLHLLAPSRGAIESAVALWRTVAVLLVALLAGIGALMIRSRQQAQEKTRREEAQRLDLERRIADRTAALRQANAALSAEIDERRRAEASRELLRDELVQASKLAALGQIVAGVAHEINQPVAAIMTQAETTEAYLERGEPAPARRALARIGELTARIGAITEALRVFSRKSEPRLAAVDLKEAVDGALLLVGGRLRQGGVALTLQGLEPGLRVQADKFRLEQVVVNLAKNAAEAMQGRPLPTLILAAKRAGDWIELRVTDTGPGLDAAIREQLFTPFVTSKSNGLGLGLVICRDIIAGFGGQLDLAESGGDGAVFVIRLKAAT from the coding sequence ATGGGCATCCGGGTTAGAGGTCGAGTCGCAGAATGGGGGCTTTACGCCCTGGCCGCCCTGGCGCTCGCCGTCGCGGCGGCGGCGGGCGCGGGGGAAGCGGCGCGGCGTCAGGCCCAGGCCGAACTGGCCCGTCAGGCGCAGGCCGGGGCGCTGCTGCACGCCGCCGTGCTGCGCAGCGAGCTGGACAAGCAGCGCTCCCTTCCGCTGGTGCTGGCGACCGACGCCGACGTCGCGCGGCTGCTGTCGGACGGCGGCGACGCCGAAGCCATCAATGCGCGGCTTGAGACCCTGGCCGATCAGGCGCGCGCGGCCGCCGTCTATGTCATCGACGCGCAGGGGATCACCCGCGCCGCCAGCAACTGGCGCCGACCCGACAGTTTCGTCGGCGCCGACTACGGCTTCAGGCCCTATTTCGTCGGCGCGGTGCGCGACGGCTCTGCCGAGTTCTTCGCCCTGGGCACCGTCAGCGGACGACCCGGCCTGTATCTCTCCCGCCGCGTGGTCGAGCCGGGCGGGCGCGTGCTGGGCGTCGTCGTGGTCAAGGTCGAGTTCGACGCCCTGGAGGCTGAGTGGCGGGCCTCGGGCGAACCGGCCTGGGTGGCGGACCCCGGCGGCGTGGTGCTGATCACCAGCATGCCGGACTGGCGCTTCCGCACGCTGGGACCGCTGGACGAGGCGCGGCGCCGCCTGACCTTGATCGACCAGACCCTGTCGCCCGAGGCGCTGCGCCCCCTGCCCTTTCGCACGCCCCCGGGGCCCGAGCCGGCCCTGATGCGCGCGACGATCCAGGGCGGCTCCGGTCCCTGGATGCACGCCGAGACCGGCACAGCCACGCCCGGCTGGACCTTGCACCTCCTGGCGCCGTCGCGCGGCGCCATCGAATCGGCGGTGGCCCTGTGGCGTACGGTGGCGGTGCTGCTGGTCGCGCTTCTGGCCGGGATCGGCGCCCTGATGATCCGCAGTCGCCAGCAGGCCCAGGAAAAGACCCGGCGCGAGGAGGCTCAGCGCCTAGATCTGGAGCGGCGCATCGCCGACCGCACCGCCGCGCTGCGCCAGGCCAACGCCGCCCTCAGCGCCGAGATCGACGAGCGCCGCCGCGCCGAGGCCAGCCGCGAATTGCTGCGCGACGAACTGGTGCAGGCCAGCAAGCTGGCCGCCCTGGGTCAGATCGTCGCCGGCGTGGCGCACGAGATCAATCAGCCGGTCGCCGCCATCATGACCCAGGCCGAAACGACCGAGGCCTATCTGGAGCGCGGCGAGCCCGCGCCCGCCCGTCGCGCCCTGGCCCGCATCGGCGAACTGACGGCGCGGATCGGCGCGATCACCGAGGCGCTTCGGGTCTTCTCGCGCAAGTCTGAACCACGTCTCGCGGCGGTCGATCTGAAGGAGGCGGTGGACGGCGCCCTGCTGCTGGTCGGCGGACGCCTGCGCCAGGGCGGGGTGGCGCTGACGTTGCAGGGACTGGAGCCCGGCCTGCGCGTCCAGGCCGACAAGTTCAGGCTTGAACAGGTCGTGGTCAACCTGGCCAAGAACGCCGCCGAGGCGATGCAGGGCCGGCCGCTGCCCACGCTGATCCTGGCCGCGAAACGCGCCGGCGACTGGATCGAACTACGGGTGACGGACACCGGGCCGGGGCTGGACGCGGCGATCCGCGAGCAGTTGTTCACTCCCTTTGTCACCAGCAAGTCCAACGGCCTGGGGCTGGGGCTGGTGATCTGCCGCGACATCATCGCCGGCTTCGGCGGCCAGCTGGATCTGGCGGAGTCGGGCGGCGACGGCGCGGTCTTCGTCATCCGCCTTAAGGCGGCGACATGA
- a CDS encoding dicarboxylate/amino acid:cation symporter produces MIASPPAAAGAAPVRKPFYTQLYFQVVLAIIAGGLIGHFYPTFGESLKPLGDAFIKLVKMIIAPVIFLTIVTGIAGMRDIGRVGRVAAKAFAYFLFFSTLALIVGLIVANVVQPGRGLNIDPASLDTGAVAQYAQAAHETTMVGFLMSVIPDTVVSAFSTGNILQVLFVSILFGIALAMVGDMGKPVLTFLESASAAFFKLVGILMRAAPIGAFGAFAFTIGAYGISSIANLAALIATFYLTSLIFVLGILGLVAWFNGFSIFALIRYLKEELLLVLGTSSSEAALPSLISKMEKAGASKSVVGLVVPTGYSFNLDGTNIYMTMAALFIAQALNIPLTLEQQVLLLLVAMLSSKGAAGITGAGFITLAATLSVVPTVPVAGMALILGIDRFMSECRALTNFIGNAVATLVVARWEGELDREQMRAALAKGPKPLAAQPDPAAGPGDDTAITAD; encoded by the coding sequence TTGATCGCCTCGCCCCCCGCAGCCGCCGGCGCCGCGCCCGTGCGCAAACCGTTCTACACCCAGCTGTACTTCCAGGTCGTGCTGGCCATCATCGCGGGCGGGCTGATCGGGCATTTCTATCCGACGTTCGGCGAGAGCCTGAAGCCGCTGGGCGACGCCTTCATCAAGCTGGTGAAGATGATCATCGCTCCGGTGATCTTCCTGACCATCGTCACCGGCATCGCCGGCATGCGCGACATCGGCCGTGTCGGCCGGGTGGCGGCCAAGGCCTTCGCCTATTTCCTGTTCTTCTCGACCCTGGCGCTGATCGTCGGACTCATTGTGGCCAATGTGGTCCAGCCCGGCCGGGGGCTGAACATTGATCCGGCCAGCTTGGACACGGGCGCGGTCGCGCAATACGCCCAGGCCGCCCACGAGACGACCATGGTCGGCTTCCTGATGAGCGTGATCCCCGACACGGTCGTCAGCGCCTTCTCGACGGGCAACATCCTTCAGGTGCTGTTCGTCTCGATTCTGTTCGGCATCGCCTTGGCCATGGTGGGCGACATGGGCAAGCCGGTGCTGACCTTCCTGGAATCGGCCAGCGCCGCCTTCTTCAAGCTGGTCGGCATCCTGATGCGGGCGGCGCCGATCGGGGCGTTCGGCGCCTTTGCCTTCACCATCGGAGCCTATGGCATTTCATCGATCGCCAATCTGGCGGCGCTGATCGCCACCTTCTACCTGACCTCGCTGATCTTCGTGCTAGGCATCCTGGGCCTGGTGGCCTGGTTCAACGGCTTCTCGATCTTCGCCCTGATCCGCTATCTGAAGGAGGAGCTGCTGCTGGTGCTCGGCACCTCCAGCTCCGAAGCGGCCCTTCCCAGCCTGATCTCCAAGATGGAGAAGGCGGGCGCCTCCAAGTCGGTCGTCGGCCTGGTGGTCCCCACCGGCTATTCGTTCAATCTGGACGGCACCAACATCTACATGACCATGGCGGCCCTGTTCATCGCCCAGGCGCTGAACATTCCCCTGACGCTGGAGCAGCAGGTGCTGCTGCTGCTGGTGGCCATGCTCAGCTCCAAGGGCGCGGCGGGCATCACGGGCGCCGGCTTCATCACCCTGGCGGCCACCCTGTCGGTGGTGCCGACGGTGCCGGTGGCCGGCATGGCCCTGATCCTGGGCATCGACCGCTTCATGAGCGAGTGCCGGGCCCTGACCAACTTCATCGGCAACGCCGTCGCCACCCTGGTGGTGGCGCGCTGGGAGGGCGAGCTGGACCGCGAACAGATGCGCGCGGCCCTGGCCAAGGGGCCCAAGCCCCTGGCGGCTCAACCCGATCCGGCCGCCGGGCCGGGCGACGACACGGCGATCACCGCCGACTGA